The proteins below come from a single Sorghum bicolor cultivar BTx623 chromosome 4, Sorghum_bicolor_NCBIv3, whole genome shotgun sequence genomic window:
- the LOC110434567 gene encoding wiskott-Aldrich syndrome protein-like isoform X1 produces the protein MQACTAEPPPNSFLTPCQAPALNALCHRWQEAAGRGLLRHRRLEDVRRAPPRQQPGEAPPLTPSRPVVTPAAGRVGPQPAASLARGGAVPDPIVPSAAGRGRPRPAAMPAPGGACPRSAAPPMNGAMPLDGGGVGPRPVAPASAPHDVPQAKGVARSRSAGPPDGIRLSTTRSRQRAAGVAVIWEPPGLTADPHSPPMPIRCGGNGMEVRRQLLSDFEECEDGQRDGCAMDGAASPFDEAEAIHGGREGMENRDIGDTGCEENLFFDLGAGDDSKSEDGDDSRLDDADTSMNTSCPLKGNHSGGGEANYGKQGDTYKKMDEFWSIAN, from the exons ATGCAAGCGTGCACTGCAGAGCCGCCGCCGAACTCGTTTTTGACGCCATGCCAGGCGCCGGCCCTCAACGCGTTGTGCCACCGGTGGCAGGAGGCGGCCGGCCGCGGCCTGCTGCGACACCGGCGACTGGAGGACGTTCGCCGTGCCCCGCCACGACAACAGCCGGGGGAGGCGCCGCCCCTCACCCCGTCGCGCCCCGTCGTGACTCCTGCGGCAGGACGCGTCGGTCCTCAGCCCGCCGCGTCATTGGCCAGGGGAGGCGCTGTCCCTGACCCCATCGTGCCATCGGCGGCAGGACGCGGGCGTCCGCGCCCCGCAGCGATGCCGGCCCCGGGAGGCGCCTGTCCGCGCTCCGCCGCGCCACCGATGAACGGCGCCATGCCGCTGGACGGAGGAGGCGTCGGCCCTCGCCCCGTCGCGCCAGCATCTGCACCGCACGACGTGCCACAGGCTAAGGGAGTTGCCCGCTCGCGCTCGGCCGGGCCACCGGACGGGATACGCCTATCCACGACCCGCTCGCGCCAACGAGCCGCTGGTGTCGCTGTGATCTGGGAGCCTCCAGGTTTGACGGCTGATCCCCATTCTCCCCCAATGCCAATTCGTTGTGGCGGCAACGGCATGGAAGTTCGTCGCCAACTATTGTCTGATTTTGAGGAATGCGAGGATGGTCAGCGCGACGGGTGTGCCATGGACGGTGCTGCTAGCCCCTTTGATGAGGCCGAGGCCATCCACGGCGGTCGAGAGGGCATGGAAAACAG GGATATTGGTGATACTGGATGTGAGGAGAATTTATTCTTTGATCTTGGGGCCGGTGATGATAGTAAATCTGAGGATGGTGATGATAGTAGGTTAGATGATGCGGACACCTCTATGAATACAAGTTGTCCATTGAAAGGCAACCATTCTGGTGGTGGCGAGGCCAACTATGGAAAG CAAGGTGACACGTACAAGAAAATGGATGAGTTCTGGAGCATAGCAAATTAG
- the LOC110434567 gene encoding wiskott-Aldrich syndrome protein-like isoform X2, with the protein MQACTAEPPPNSFLTPCQAPALNALCHRWQEAAGRGLLRHRRLEDVRRAPPRQQPGEAPPLTPSRPVVTPAAGRVGPQPAASLARGGAVPDPIVPSAAGRGRPRPAAMPAPGGACPRSAAPPMNGAMPLDGGGVGPRPVAPASAPHDVPQAKGVARSRSAGPPDGIRLSTTRSRQRAAGVAVIWEPPGLTADPHSPPMPIRCGGNGMEVRRQLLSDFEECEDGQRDGCAMDGAASPFDEAEAIHGGREGMENRDIGDTGCEENLFFDLGAGDDSKSEDGDDSRLDDADTSMNTSCPLKGNHSGGGEANYGKVTRTRKWMSSGA; encoded by the exons ATGCAAGCGTGCACTGCAGAGCCGCCGCCGAACTCGTTTTTGACGCCATGCCAGGCGCCGGCCCTCAACGCGTTGTGCCACCGGTGGCAGGAGGCGGCCGGCCGCGGCCTGCTGCGACACCGGCGACTGGAGGACGTTCGCCGTGCCCCGCCACGACAACAGCCGGGGGAGGCGCCGCCCCTCACCCCGTCGCGCCCCGTCGTGACTCCTGCGGCAGGACGCGTCGGTCCTCAGCCCGCCGCGTCATTGGCCAGGGGAGGCGCTGTCCCTGACCCCATCGTGCCATCGGCGGCAGGACGCGGGCGTCCGCGCCCCGCAGCGATGCCGGCCCCGGGAGGCGCCTGTCCGCGCTCCGCCGCGCCACCGATGAACGGCGCCATGCCGCTGGACGGAGGAGGCGTCGGCCCTCGCCCCGTCGCGCCAGCATCTGCACCGCACGACGTGCCACAGGCTAAGGGAGTTGCCCGCTCGCGCTCGGCCGGGCCACCGGACGGGATACGCCTATCCACGACCCGCTCGCGCCAACGAGCCGCTGGTGTCGCTGTGATCTGGGAGCCTCCAGGTTTGACGGCTGATCCCCATTCTCCCCCAATGCCAATTCGTTGTGGCGGCAACGGCATGGAAGTTCGTCGCCAACTATTGTCTGATTTTGAGGAATGCGAGGATGGTCAGCGCGACGGGTGTGCCATGGACGGTGCTGCTAGCCCCTTTGATGAGGCCGAGGCCATCCACGGCGGTCGAGAGGGCATGGAAAACAG GGATATTGGTGATACTGGATGTGAGGAGAATTTATTCTTTGATCTTGGGGCCGGTGATGATAGTAAATCTGAGGATGGTGATGATAGTAGGTTAGATGATGCGGACACCTCTATGAATACAAGTTGTCCATTGAAAGGCAACCATTCTGGTGGTGGCGAGGCCAACTATGGAAAG GTGACACGTACAAGAAAATGGATGAGTTCTGGAGCATAG